In a genomic window of Alcanivorax sp.:
- a CDS encoding AAA family ATPase — protein sequence MKLLRLKAEQLRQFRAPVEIKGLEPGINLFTGPNESGKSTLVRAIRAAFFERHKSSSVDDLQPWGDSAAVPTVELDFEWKGQSWKLVKSFLKKKRCDLNVDGAAYSGDEADDMLADLLGFELPKRGASRPDQWGIPGLLWIDQGTGQEIQAPVEHAGQHLKAALGDNLGEVASSTGDELINRVTAERAKLLTATGKPTGNYGKTIEEVDTLQAEFDALQERIQQYRQQVDRLGQLREEQLQAEKERLWESYRKQAKEAEARLNEVASWQKEQDRDQQAFKDCQTSIQATLDLLAGFQSQQQDLERRQQEKEAAEQQQANLEERRPASEAALEEAKRDHEAARKALKLAQQHQQRADLVRELESIEGELVNDKSKLERTKALHAALLENRQQRQSSQIDPQTIQRLKEVVSELDRLAIQQDAVATRLEFDLTDDHSVTLDGKSQAGKSEHLLIEPGEVAIKGVGTLRVLPGGEDVAEIARAKQSLTDEQESLLSRLRVASLAEAEERLKQLHALEQVIQQDESVLKELAPEGLEALSDQLQLKQARKDALAPQIQALPEPEEDSPSPSRAEAQLESAAEALAGAQEVNQTLKSELLLAEQAHNRARQEWERLSNELKGPDRKQREKQAGEQLAELRANESRLTSQLEKREAQINEANPEALEQDVRRLTQSADAAEKQEDERQRELIQIQARLESAGAEGLEEQSAELETALDRAARRKRELERRAGALDLLLTRLTAHRLELTRQLQAPLQKHLNHYLRLLFPEAALNVDENLIPEVLVRKGLGGEERGQFNELSFGAREQMALISRLAYADLLQEANKPTLIILDDALVHSDAERLKAMKRVLYDAAQRHQILLFTCHPDNWRDLGVMARNVESLSN from the coding sequence ATGAAACTGCTGCGCCTCAAGGCCGAACAACTCCGCCAGTTCCGAGCCCCTGTGGAAATCAAGGGTCTGGAGCCGGGGATCAACCTGTTCACCGGTCCCAATGAATCCGGTAAAAGCACCCTGGTGCGGGCCATTCGGGCGGCCTTCTTTGAACGCCATAAATCCTCCAGCGTAGATGACCTGCAGCCTTGGGGGGATTCGGCAGCGGTGCCCACCGTGGAGCTGGACTTTGAGTGGAAAGGCCAGTCCTGGAAACTGGTGAAAAGCTTCCTCAAAAAGAAACGCTGTGACCTGAACGTAGATGGCGCGGCCTACAGTGGGGATGAGGCTGATGACATGCTGGCGGATCTGCTGGGTTTCGAGTTGCCAAAGCGAGGGGCAAGCCGTCCAGATCAATGGGGTATCCCCGGCTTGTTATGGATCGACCAAGGCACAGGTCAGGAAATCCAGGCCCCGGTAGAGCATGCCGGCCAACACTTGAAGGCCGCCCTTGGCGACAATTTGGGCGAAGTGGCCAGCAGCACGGGTGATGAACTGATCAACCGAGTCACGGCAGAGCGAGCCAAGCTGTTGACCGCAACCGGCAAACCCACCGGCAATTACGGCAAAACCATTGAGGAAGTGGATACGCTTCAGGCTGAGTTTGACGCCCTGCAGGAGCGAATCCAGCAATACCGCCAGCAGGTGGACCGCCTGGGTCAGCTGAGAGAGGAGCAGTTACAGGCTGAAAAGGAGCGCCTTTGGGAGAGCTACCGAAAGCAAGCTAAAGAAGCAGAAGCCAGGTTGAATGAGGTCGCGTCTTGGCAGAAAGAGCAGGATCGGGACCAGCAAGCGTTTAAGGACTGCCAAACCAGTATCCAGGCCACCCTCGATTTGCTGGCAGGGTTCCAGAGCCAACAGCAGGACCTGGAGCGACGGCAGCAAGAGAAGGAAGCCGCGGAACAACAACAAGCGAACCTTGAGGAGCGCAGGCCTGCCAGTGAAGCGGCTCTCGAAGAGGCAAAGCGGGACCACGAGGCCGCTCGCAAGGCCTTAAAGCTTGCCCAGCAGCACCAGCAACGGGCGGATCTGGTCCGCGAGCTGGAAAGCATTGAGGGCGAGCTGGTTAATGACAAGAGCAAACTCGAACGGACAAAAGCGCTGCATGCTGCGCTTCTGGAAAACCGCCAACAGCGGCAATCCAGTCAGATCGACCCACAAACCATTCAGCGGCTAAAGGAAGTCGTCTCTGAGCTGGATCGCCTGGCCATTCAGCAGGATGCCGTGGCAACCCGGCTGGAATTCGACCTGACCGACGACCACAGCGTCACTCTGGACGGGAAGAGTCAGGCCGGGAAGAGCGAGCACTTGCTGATCGAGCCCGGCGAAGTAGCTATCAAAGGGGTCGGCACCCTACGCGTGCTGCCGGGCGGTGAGGATGTGGCCGAGATCGCCAGGGCCAAACAGAGCCTGACAGATGAGCAGGAGAGTCTGCTGTCTCGCTTACGCGTTGCTTCCCTCGCCGAGGCCGAAGAGCGACTCAAGCAACTGCATGCACTGGAACAAGTCATCCAGCAGGATGAATCCGTCCTCAAAGAGCTTGCCCCGGAGGGGTTGGAAGCCCTGTCTGATCAGCTGCAGCTGAAACAGGCGCGTAAAGATGCGCTCGCCCCTCAAATTCAGGCGTTACCAGAGCCGGAAGAAGACAGTCCATCTCCGTCCCGTGCCGAAGCGCAGTTGGAATCCGCCGCAGAAGCGCTTGCAGGCGCGCAAGAAGTAAACCAAACACTGAAAAGTGAACTGTTGTTGGCTGAGCAAGCTCATAACCGTGCCCGGCAAGAATGGGAGCGACTCAGCAATGAGCTAAAGGGCCCGGACCGCAAACAGCGCGAGAAGCAGGCAGGCGAACAGCTGGCCGAGCTACGAGCGAACGAGAGCCGCTTGACCAGCCAGCTTGAAAAACGGGAAGCGCAGATCAATGAGGCCAACCCGGAAGCGCTTGAGCAGGACGTGAGACGACTCACTCAAAGTGCAGATGCCGCAGAAAAGCAGGAAGACGAACGACAGCGGGAACTAATCCAGATTCAGGCTCGCCTTGAATCCGCCGGCGCGGAAGGCCTGGAAGAGCAAAGCGCAGAACTGGAAACCGCCCTGGACAGGGCTGCCCGCCGCAAACGTGAGCTGGAGCGCCGAGCCGGCGCCCTGGATCTGCTGCTTACTCGCCTGACTGCGCACCGCCTGGAGCTGACGCGCCAACTCCAGGCGCCCCTGCAAAAACACCTGAATCACTACCTGCGCCTTCTGTTCCCGGAAGCCGCCCTCAATGTGGATGAAAACCTCATCCCGGAAGTCTTGGTCCGCAAGGGCCTCGGTGGGGAAGAACGCGGGCAGTTTAATGAGCTCAGCTTCGGCGCACGAGAGCAGATGGCCCTGATCAGCCGGCTAGCCTATGCCGACCTCCTGCAAGAGGCTAATAAGCCAACCCTGATCATCCTGGATGATGCCCTGGTCCACAGCGACGCCGAGCGCCTCAAGGCCATGAAACGTGTGCTCTACGATGCCGCCCAGCGCCACCAGATCCTGCTGTTTACCTGCCACCCGGATAACTGGCGGGATCTGGGGGTGATGGCGAGGAATGTTGAAAGTTTGAGCAATTGA
- a CDS encoding DNA repair exonuclease, with protein MPRLLHTADWQIGRQYTTFAPDDAVALAEARIAVVERIADLATQHAVDAVLVAGDVFDAQTVSDRTVRRLFNAMAGYTGPWIMIPGNHDAALAESVWTRAQRLGAVPANAHLALSPEVLEFADAGFAILPAPLTQRHAQSDLTSWFDQAETPAGLVRIGLAHGSVQGILAEDVDSPNPISQDRTETARLEYLALGDWHGTKMINPRTWYSGTPEQDRFRGNDPGNVLLVDIPEVGAEPKVETLPVGRHPWIQMSEHLAVSSDLDQLIAKIEEQPEQAVVALRLEGEISLLGKQQLEHALSVAEARFRSLGYDLSGLSLQPTDEDIAALHADGYVGDVIAELRDQQEGENGEVARDAIAILASILLEKQAQGGDA; from the coding sequence ATGCCCCGACTCCTCCACACCGCCGACTGGCAAATAGGCCGCCAGTACACCACCTTCGCACCAGACGATGCGGTGGCGTTGGCTGAGGCCCGTATTGCTGTCGTTGAGCGCATCGCTGACCTGGCAACGCAGCACGCAGTGGATGCGGTGCTGGTCGCGGGGGATGTGTTTGATGCGCAGACGGTATCGGATCGTACTGTTCGTCGTTTGTTTAATGCCATGGCCGGCTACACCGGACCGTGGATTATGATCCCCGGCAACCATGATGCGGCACTCGCCGAAAGTGTCTGGACCCGGGCGCAGCGCCTTGGGGCTGTCCCCGCGAACGCTCACCTGGCTCTGTCGCCAGAAGTGCTGGAATTTGCCGACGCCGGCTTTGCTATCCTGCCGGCGCCACTCACCCAGCGGCATGCCCAATCCGATCTCACCAGCTGGTTTGATCAGGCGGAAACCCCTGCGGGACTTGTACGCATTGGTCTGGCGCATGGTAGTGTCCAGGGCATCCTGGCGGAAGACGTGGACTCACCCAACCCTATTTCGCAAGACAGAACCGAGACGGCACGGCTGGAGTATCTGGCGCTGGGCGATTGGCATGGCACCAAAATGATCAACCCGCGTACCTGGTACAGCGGCACACCGGAGCAGGATCGCTTCCGTGGCAATGACCCGGGCAATGTGCTGCTGGTGGATATCCCTGAAGTGGGCGCAGAACCGAAGGTAGAAACCCTCCCTGTCGGTCGCCACCCCTGGATTCAGATGTCAGAGCACCTCGCTGTGTCATCAGACCTGGATCAGCTCATCGCAAAAATTGAAGAGCAGCCTGAGCAGGCTGTGGTCGCCCTGCGCCTGGAAGGGGAAATCAGCCTGCTGGGCAAGCAGCAGCTGGAACACGCCTTGTCTGTGGCGGAAGCCCGTTTCAGAAGCCTTGGCTACGACCTGTCAGGCCTGAGCCTGCAGCCGACGGATGAAGATATCGCTGCGCTCCACGCCGATGGCTATGTGGGTGACGTAATCGCCGAGCTTCGTGATCAGCAGGAGGGTGAAAACGGCGAAGTCGCCAGAGACGCCATCGCGATCCTCGCCTCTATTCTGCTGGAAAAGCAGGCCCAGGGAGGTGACGCATGA
- a CDS encoding GTPase, translating into MNNNAVDSIEENLGGLFDIASRYLGEDQTSVLKKEYQQKKGESLLQVMLFGSYNAGKSSLINALKMEEVAAIGDIPKTSQADRYYWNGCYLLDTPGVNAPIEHEAVTEEQINRSELILFVIRQGDQDVKDVYERMFNMLQRDKQVFIVYNHELGEEELPEALDRLNGIMIDYAGNYDISLQRIGEIPVIPVNVKTALKARLKGSDALAEHSGIVRFESGFLSWLREFDNEHHYLDRLRKYLQQCLVDPLLNAISAEAGEAENSHLNDLQHQRSELVRQYALLDSQLANHIRAETNRAKSEIASVISGAASKAEAESGILAISDGIVASTSDFIQQRSDKLASELTALVDISIDMEEGGEESKLGAAIGDALLTGAKNIDNNILKEGLLLLRKFKIPGIKGRWEKTLGGWAQKAGWVITAAVSIYEVWIASSEQEKLNETQKKQVVGLHQIVEGIAADISSAILAEARSLMQQSRDAVFSQIDEQIAAITEGCELFIKDREAVERLSGNVDAVQI; encoded by the coding sequence ATGAATAATAATGCCGTAGATAGCATTGAGGAAAACCTGGGTGGTCTGTTCGACATCGCCTCGCGCTACCTGGGAGAGGACCAGACCAGTGTCCTGAAAAAGGAATATCAGCAAAAAAAAGGGGAGTCTCTGCTTCAGGTGATGTTGTTTGGCAGTTACAACGCAGGAAAAAGCAGTCTGATCAATGCGTTGAAGATGGAAGAGGTTGCCGCAATCGGTGATATTCCCAAAACATCACAGGCCGACCGCTACTACTGGAATGGCTGCTATCTACTGGATACCCCGGGCGTTAATGCGCCTATAGAACATGAGGCCGTCACTGAAGAACAGATTAACCGCTCAGAACTTATCCTCTTTGTGATACGGCAAGGGGATCAGGATGTGAAGGATGTGTACGAGCGCATGTTCAATATGCTGCAGCGTGATAAGCAGGTCTTCATCGTATACAACCATGAGCTGGGTGAGGAGGAGCTTCCTGAGGCGCTGGATCGCCTGAATGGCATCATGATTGACTATGCCGGAAACTACGATATAAGCCTTCAGCGCATTGGCGAAATTCCTGTTATCCCAGTCAATGTGAAAACGGCACTGAAAGCACGCCTGAAGGGCTCTGATGCCTTGGCTGAGCATTCGGGAATCGTTCGTTTTGAATCCGGGTTCCTGTCATGGTTGCGCGAATTTGATAATGAGCATCACTATCTTGATCGGCTAAGAAAGTATCTGCAGCAATGTCTTGTTGATCCACTGCTAAATGCAATAAGCGCAGAAGCTGGTGAGGCAGAAAACAGCCATCTTAATGACCTGCAGCATCAAAGAAGTGAGCTGGTGCGGCAATACGCCTTGTTGGACTCTCAGCTGGCCAATCATATCCGGGCCGAGACCAATCGCGCCAAGTCCGAGATCGCCTCAGTGATAAGCGGTGCAGCCAGCAAGGCGGAGGCGGAAAGTGGAATCTTGGCGATATCCGATGGGATTGTGGCGTCAACATCAGATTTCATTCAGCAGCGCAGTGATAAATTGGCGAGTGAGCTAACTGCATTGGTGGATATTTCTATTGATATGGAGGAAGGCGGTGAAGAATCAAAACTCGGCGCGGCTATCGGGGATGCCCTTCTTACTGGCGCCAAGAATATTGACAATAATATCCTAAAGGAAGGCCTTCTTCTTCTCAGAAAGTTCAAGATTCCAGGGATCAAGGGGAGGTGGGAAAAAACTCTTGGCGGTTGGGCGCAAAAAGCCGGCTGGGTTATCACCGCTGCCGTATCAATCTATGAAGTCTGGATTGCCTCTTCAGAGCAGGAAAAACTTAATGAAACGCAGAAAAAACAAGTTGTTGGTTTGCACCAGATTGTTGAAGGAATCGCAGCAGATATTAGCTCAGCTATCCTGGCTGAAGCGCGATCACTCATGCAGCAGTCCAGAGACGCTGTTTTTTCTCAAATTGATGAGCAAATAGCTGCTATCACTGAAGGATGTGAGCTGTTTATCAAGGACAGGGAGGCTGTCGAGCGCCTGAGCGGCAATGTTGATGCTGTTCAGATTTAA
- a CDS encoding GTPase, giving the protein MNSNNQLRKSVEGFALSFNAIADSESELLGIRDRFVGALKEKTAFKLGLEKRNPLMAAGKAVEKELAEAVAKWAEDWDACKTTRELSEQFSDKAILLVFGKVNAGKSSLCNYVASQFKNKDVRFFYLDEGEIRYTEESFKEGVTETTARIQGVELGGKLVLLDSPGLHSVTDENGELTRRFTDSADAVLWLTPSTSPGQVQELDDLRIELESGKPLLPVITRSDIREEDCDEEGNLISFLVNKTPENRREQEDDVKSRAVQKLGSQTEVRKPLSISVHAYKSLGESDESLVESGLAELDAQMACLVSQSSEYKPRKARQQIVNYLDRSVGESVKSTLLPRIDELDRLIADESQALTRRRLEALTRLQHELAESVTDWAEELKERKDRALLAARINSLVTEILAAELRNSVEHFVGKADAILVQIDESDIGDFKDVEISYARVTGRAMQAAASGAGAVVGGLVGSLLGPVGTVVGGAVGAALGGAGGEYLVETRMVSEKVGVDASAAVEDTLKKIDGKLPGIVDRTFSPWNEALELMAKSAAGIRTEIAVFENSLDNIKEGIGHE; this is encoded by the coding sequence ATGAATTCAAATAACCAGCTCAGAAAATCTGTAGAAGGGTTCGCTCTATCCTTCAATGCCATTGCGGATAGTGAGAGTGAGCTGCTGGGCATTAGAGACCGGTTTGTAGGTGCGTTGAAGGAAAAGACGGCTTTCAAGCTCGGACTGGAGAAACGTAACCCTCTCATGGCGGCTGGCAAGGCAGTTGAAAAGGAGCTTGCAGAGGCTGTTGCAAAGTGGGCTGAAGACTGGGATGCCTGCAAAACGACGCGTGAGCTCTCTGAGCAATTCTCGGACAAGGCAATATTGCTCGTTTTCGGCAAGGTAAACGCCGGAAAGAGCTCTCTTTGTAACTATGTGGCCTCACAGTTTAAGAATAAGGATGTTCGTTTTTTTTACCTGGACGAGGGTGAGATCCGCTATACAGAGGAGTCGTTCAAGGAAGGTGTGACCGAGACCACAGCGCGGATTCAGGGTGTCGAGCTTGGAGGGAAACTGGTGCTCCTGGACTCTCCGGGCCTCCATTCAGTGACTGATGAGAATGGCGAGCTTACTCGTCGTTTCACCGATAGCGCAGATGCCGTGCTCTGGCTCACACCCTCCACGTCACCAGGACAGGTACAGGAACTGGACGATCTGAGAATCGAGTTGGAAAGCGGGAAACCCTTGCTACCCGTGATTACCCGAAGTGATATCCGGGAAGAGGACTGTGATGAAGAAGGTAATTTGATCAGCTTTCTCGTCAACAAGACGCCTGAAAATCGCAGGGAACAGGAAGATGATGTCAAAAGCAGAGCGGTACAGAAACTCGGTAGTCAAACCGAGGTCCGCAAGCCTCTATCAATATCGGTTCATGCATATAAATCCCTGGGTGAGTCGGATGAGAGCCTGGTAGAAAGCGGGCTTGCAGAGCTGGATGCCCAAATGGCTTGCCTTGTCAGTCAGTCAAGCGAGTACAAGCCGCGCAAGGCTCGCCAGCAGATCGTGAATTATCTCGACCGCTCGGTTGGTGAATCAGTAAAGAGCACCCTGCTGCCAAGGATTGATGAGCTGGATCGATTGATCGCAGATGAGAGCCAGGCTCTGACTCGGCGCCGCCTGGAGGCCCTGACTCGGTTGCAGCATGAGCTTGCTGAAAGTGTCACGGATTGGGCGGAAGAATTGAAAGAAAGAAAGGATAGGGCACTGTTGGCGGCCCGGATCAATTCCCTGGTAACGGAAATCCTGGCGGCGGAGCTGCGAAACTCCGTGGAACATTTTGTAGGTAAAGCTGATGCCATTCTTGTTCAGATTGACGAGAGTGACATTGGTGACTTTAAGGATGTTGAAATTTCATACGCCCGGGTTACGGGGAGAGCCATGCAGGCTGCGGCTTCCGGTGCCGGGGCTGTAGTGGGTGGTTTGGTCGGTAGCCTGCTGGGTCCAGTGGGAACAGTTGTTGGGGGGGCGGTAGGAGCTGCGCTTGGTGGGGCCGGTGGTGAATATCTGGTCGAAACAAGAATGGTAAGCGAAAAAGTAGGTGTGGATGCTTCCGCTGCGGTTGAAGACACACTTAAAAAAATTGACGGGAAATTGCCAGGTATTGTTGATCGCACATTTTCGCCATGGAATGAGGCGCTTGAATTGATGGCAAAGAGTGCCGCAGGAATCAGAACCGAGATCGCTGTATTCGAGAATTCGCTGGACAACATCAAGGAAGGAATTGGACATGAATAA
- a CDS encoding GTPase — MTLKKNKDWSDDLAMLEALLPSSKQNLRRISAMMEGGECPKIAAFGKYNHGKSTLLNALVGKEVFKVADKRETTEVSEFNHDSVIWIDTPGLDADVQGVDDKRAMTAALESADILCLVHNVKAGELDRSEMQLYRKLMKQDRNYSGKMMLVLSQIDQVTPENLEDVENEIRRQLPDLQIFSVSSLRYTRGIQEGKDGFIKASGMKEFLEFLEELKNNIGDTRRREGLRLVRKARVELKEMINHRNADLESAVVNLEKHEKDFWSDFDVARKKIMKRTEDLGLV, encoded by the coding sequence ATGACCTTGAAGAAAAACAAAGACTGGAGTGACGATCTGGCAATGCTTGAGGCGTTGCTGCCGAGTTCGAAGCAGAACCTGCGTCGTATATCGGCCATGATGGAAGGTGGCGAATGCCCTAAAATCGCTGCTTTCGGGAAGTATAACCACGGTAAAAGTACGCTATTAAATGCCTTGGTGGGGAAGGAGGTATTCAAGGTTGCAGACAAGCGGGAAACCACCGAAGTCAGCGAGTTCAATCATGACAGTGTTATCTGGATTGATACTCCAGGGCTGGATGCAGATGTTCAGGGGGTGGATGACAAACGGGCAATGACAGCTGCGCTGGAGAGTGCAGATATTCTTTGTCTTGTTCATAACGTCAAGGCTGGAGAGCTTGATCGCAGTGAAATGCAGCTTTACAGGAAGTTGATGAAGCAGGACAGGAATTATAGCGGAAAGATGATGCTCGTTCTGAGCCAGATCGATCAGGTGACACCTGAAAACCTGGAAGATGTGGAGAATGAAATTCGCAGGCAGTTGCCTGACTTGCAGATTTTCAGCGTTTCGTCCCTTCGCTATACCAGGGGAATCCAGGAAGGCAAGGATGGCTTCATTAAAGCAAGTGGCATGAAGGAGTTTCTGGAGTTCCTGGAGGAGCTAAAGAATAACATCGGTGATACAAGAAGAAGGGAAGGGCTTCGCCTGGTAAGAAAGGCGAGGGTGGAGTTGAAAGAGATGATCAATCACCGAAATGCGGATCTTGAAAGTGCCGTGGTAAATCTTGAAAAGCATGAGAAGGATTTCTGGTCTGATTTTGATGTTGCCAGAAAGAAGATAATGAAACGAACCGAAGATTTGGGCCTGGTATAG
- a CDS encoding HEPN domain-containing protein produces the protein MGIDYNTLKNRQRQERDNYPDNLGLRVHRALSWLNRAEQEADPDSRFIFLWIAFNAAYATDIDDREGLSEQRTFNAFLKKLHDLDTGARLNDLVWTAYPNAIRVLLDNPYVFSCFWDYQKGQKTEDQWKHSFDAAKKAANIALAKQDTPRLLAIVLSRIYTLRNQLVHGGATWNSSVNRDQIRDCVNLMGELVPAVIEIMMDSPNTLWGEASYPVVRG, from the coding sequence ATGGGGATCGACTACAACACACTAAAGAACCGTCAGCGCCAGGAACGGGATAACTACCCCGACAACCTGGGCCTGCGCGTCCACCGCGCCCTCAGCTGGCTGAATCGCGCCGAACAGGAAGCCGACCCGGACAGCCGCTTCATCTTCCTGTGGATCGCCTTCAACGCCGCCTATGCCACCGACATTGACGACCGCGAAGGCCTCAGCGAACAGCGCACCTTCAATGCGTTCCTGAAGAAGCTCCATGATTTGGATACCGGCGCACGCCTCAACGACCTGGTCTGGACCGCCTACCCCAACGCCATTCGGGTGCTGCTGGATAACCCCTACGTCTTTTCCTGCTTCTGGGATTACCAAAAAGGCCAGAAAACCGAAGATCAGTGGAAACACAGCTTCGATGCCGCCAAAAAAGCCGCCAACATCGCCCTGGCTAAACAGGACACCCCTCGCCTGCTGGCCATCGTCCTCAGCCGCATCTATACCCTGCGCAACCAGCTGGTCCACGGCGGTGCCACCTGGAACAGCAGTGTCAACCGCGACCAGATCCGCGATTGTGTAAACCTCATGGGCGAGCTTGTGCCGGCGGTGATAGAAATCATGATGGATAGCCCGAATACCCTTTGGGGAGAGGCGAGTTATCCGGTGGTGCGGGGTTGA
- a CDS encoding protein phosphatase 2C domain-containing protein translates to MFDIAYSQHSGGAGRQQQDAIWTGKSILQSRNANVSSHEESAPVLLAVADGVAASTRPARASRFVVEALSRHDHQSRLTGRQVRDTQAQLAARYAGGDTHGSATTLVAARVTESGCEIVNVGDSRAYLFSADGSCRQLSYDHTILNALIATGEVRADDDVAYAQIYQGLAHCLTADSEEYGFALHYEETALEKGAGLLLCSDGLHDAIGDAAIRDLYHRERTAAEQVGSWRQAVIEAGVPDNLSIVFGRRRS, encoded by the coding sequence ATGTTCGATATCGCCTACTCGCAGCACAGCGGCGGCGCTGGCCGTCAGCAACAAGACGCCATCTGGACGGGCAAATCCATTCTGCAGTCACGCAACGCCAATGTTTCCAGTCATGAGGAAAGTGCTCCCGTACTGCTGGCTGTGGCCGACGGCGTGGCGGCCAGCACCCGGCCTGCGCGGGCGAGCCGCTTTGTGGTCGAAGCCCTGTCACGCCACGACCATCAGTCGCGACTCACAGGCAGGCAGGTGCGTGACACCCAGGCACAGCTGGCAGCGCGCTATGCTGGTGGCGACACCCATGGCTCGGCAACTACCCTGGTTGCCGCCCGTGTGACAGAAAGCGGCTGCGAGATCGTCAACGTAGGAGATAGCCGCGCCTACCTTTTCAGCGCGGATGGTTCATGTCGGCAGCTCAGCTATGACCACACCATTCTGAATGCCCTGATCGCAACGGGTGAAGTCCGCGCTGATGACGATGTCGCCTACGCACAGATCTATCAGGGCCTGGCGCATTGCCTGACCGCGGACAGCGAAGAGTACGGCTTCGCGCTCCATTATGAGGAGACAGCCCTGGAGAAAGGCGCAGGCCTGCTGCTGTGCAGCGATGGGCTGCATGATGCCATCGGCGATGCCGCTATTCGGGATCTATATCACCGGGAGCGGACAGCTGCAGAGCAAGTCGGGAGCTGGCGTCAGGCCGTCATTGAAGCGGGGGTTCCGGACAACCTATCGATAGTGTTTGGCCGGAGGCGGAGTTGA